One window of Mesoplasma syrphidae genomic DNA carries:
- the rpsD gene encoding 30S ribosomal protein S4: MSRYTGSTFKKSRRYGFSILENGKEFSKGKKRVTTPGQHGKDKAKTKLSGYGTQLQEKQKVKFMYGLTERQFRNTFAKAKKIQGIVGTNFLVLLESRLDNITYRLGFAMTRQGARQLVNHGHILVNGKKVDIPSYQLKPGDILEVKESMRKNDKIAEALQNNESTVEFVKVDKNNLKGEFVRLPERQELNNEINEALIVEWYNRLIK; the protein is encoded by the coding sequence ATGTCTAGATATACTGGATCAACATTCAAAAAATCTCGTAGATATGGTTTTTCAATTCTTGAAAATGGTAAAGAATTCAGCAAAGGTAAAAAAAGAGTAACTACTCCTGGTCAACATGGAAAAGATAAAGCCAAAACTAAATTATCTGGTTACGGAACTCAATTACAAGAAAAACAAAAAGTTAAATTCATGTATGGGCTGACTGAAAGACAATTCAGAAATACTTTTGCAAAGGCTAAAAAAATTCAAGGAATTGTTGGGACAAACTTCTTGGTATTGTTAGAATCAAGATTGGATAATATTACTTATCGTCTTGGATTTGCAATGACAAGACAAGGGGCTCGTCAATTAGTTAACCATGGTCACATTTTAGTAAATGGTAAAAAAGTTGATATTCCTTCTTACCAACTAAAACCTGGAGACATCTTAGAAGTTAAAGAATCAATGAGAAAAAACGATAAAATTGCTGAAGCATTACAAAATAATGAATCAACAGTTGAATTTGTGAAAGTTGATAAAAATAACTTAAAAGGTGAATTTGTTCGTTTACCAGAACGTCAAGAATTAAACAACGAAATCAACGAAGCATTAATAGTTGAATGATACAATCGTTTAATCAAGTAA